The following proteins are encoded in a genomic region of Cyclonatronum proteinivorum:
- the tkt gene encoding transketolase: MSLSLEQRCVHTIRTLSMDAVQKANSGHPGMPMGMADVAFVLWTEFLKHNPANPKWHDRDRFILSAGHGSMLLYSLLHLTGYDLSLDELKKFRQWDSLTPGHPEVHLTPGVETTTGPLGQGFANGVGMALAEAHLASRYNHAGHKLTDHFTYAIVSDGDLMEGVSQEAASLAGHLKLGKLIYFYDDNKITIDGSTDLAFTENVQQRFEAYGWHCIPIDGHDRDAIREATRKAQAETGKPSLILCRTHIGYGSPNKQDTASSHGSPLGDDEISLTKKGYGLDPDKTFHIEEDVLAYFRRALPRGEAAEKAWNEQLDACKAAHPGIVSEYLSRMEGQLPANWDDVRPEFPADPKGMATRKASGLVLDAISPKIPALVGGSADLSGSNLTKAQSAGIVQSDAYQNSYIHYGVREHAMGSMMNGMALHGGVVPFGGTFLVFSDYCRPAIRLAGLSHIQAIYVFTHDSIGLGEDGPTHQPIEHLAALRAMINVLVMRPADANETAYCWQAAIANQSGPSLLALTRQNLPTLDRTTYAPAAGTLKGAYVLNPEVTSPQGILMASGSEVEIALKAHELLAAEGIQTRVVSMPCFELFEQQEAAYREEVLPASVQVRAAVEAGIPMGWEPYTGSRDKVVGLTNYGASAPFETLYEKFGLTPEAVAAKIKAQL, from the coding sequence ATGTCTTTATCTCTCGAGCAACGCTGTGTTCACACCATCCGGACCCTATCTATGGACGCCGTACAGAAGGCAAATTCCGGCCATCCCGGTATGCCTATGGGCATGGCAGATGTGGCCTTTGTGCTGTGGACTGAGTTTTTGAAACACAACCCCGCCAATCCCAAATGGCATGACCGCGACCGCTTTATTTTGTCGGCAGGTCACGGCTCCATGCTCCTCTACAGCCTATTGCACCTCACCGGCTACGACCTTAGCCTGGACGAACTCAAAAAATTCCGGCAATGGGACAGCCTCACCCCGGGGCATCCGGAAGTCCATCTCACTCCGGGGGTCGAAACGACAACCGGTCCGCTGGGGCAGGGTTTCGCAAACGGGGTGGGTATGGCGCTGGCCGAAGCACACCTCGCCTCCCGCTACAATCACGCCGGACACAAGCTCACGGATCACTTCACCTATGCCATTGTGAGTGACGGCGATCTTATGGAAGGCGTCTCGCAGGAAGCCGCATCCCTTGCCGGGCACCTGAAGTTGGGCAAGCTGATTTACTTCTACGACGACAATAAAATCACCATCGACGGTTCTACAGATCTCGCCTTCACCGAAAATGTGCAGCAGCGCTTTGAAGCCTACGGCTGGCACTGCATCCCCATCGACGGGCACGACCGCGACGCTATTCGCGAAGCAACCCGCAAGGCGCAGGCCGAAACCGGAAAGCCTTCCCTTATTCTGTGCCGCACCCATATCGGGTACGGAAGCCCGAACAAACAGGACACCGCCTCGAGCCACGGTTCGCCTCTCGGAGATGACGAAATTTCCCTTACCAAAAAAGGATACGGCCTTGATCCCGATAAAACCTTCCATATAGAAGAAGATGTGCTGGCATATTTCCGCCGTGCCCTCCCCAGAGGAGAAGCTGCAGAAAAAGCGTGGAATGAGCAGCTTGACGCCTGCAAAGCCGCACATCCGGGAATCGTATCCGAATACCTGAGCCGCATGGAAGGACAGCTTCCCGCCAACTGGGATGACGTCCGGCCCGAATTTCCCGCCGACCCCAAGGGCATGGCAACCCGCAAGGCCTCCGGTCTCGTACTCGACGCCATCAGCCCGAAAATTCCGGCCCTTGTGGGCGGATCTGCCGACCTGAGCGGCAGTAACCTGACCAAGGCACAGTCCGCAGGTATTGTGCAGTCTGACGCTTATCAAAACAGCTACATCCATTACGGTGTGCGCGAACATGCCATGGGGTCCATGATGAACGGTATGGCCCTGCACGGCGGCGTGGTTCCTTTCGGCGGCACCTTCCTTGTATTCTCAGACTATTGCCGCCCGGCTATCCGCCTCGCAGGTCTTTCCCATATTCAGGCCATCTACGTGTTCACACACGACAGCATTGGCCTGGGTGAAGACGGCCCGACCCATCAGCCCATCGAGCACCTTGCTGCACTCCGGGCTATGATTAATGTGCTGGTTATGCGTCCGGCGGACGCCAATGAAACGGCCTATTGCTGGCAGGCCGCCATTGCCAACCAAAGCGGCCCAAGCCTGCTCGCCCTCACCCGGCAGAATCTGCCCACCCTCGACCGTACTACCTACGCACCGGCAGCCGGTACCCTGAAGGGCGCGTATGTGCTCAACCCGGAGGTCACATCCCCACAGGGTATTCTGATGGCAAGCGGCTCAGAAGTAGAGATTGCCCTGAAAGCGCACGAGCTGCTTGCCGCCGAAGGCATTCAGACCCGCGTGGTAAGCATGCCCTGCTTCGAGCTGTTCGAGCAGCAGGAAGCGGCCTACCGTGAAGAAGTGCTGCCCGCTTCTGTGCAGGTTCGCGCAGCGGTCGAAGCGGGAATCCCCATGGGTTGGGAGCCTTACACCGGAAGCCGCGACAAAGTCGTTGGCCTGACCAACTACGGCGCCTCCGCACCTTTCGAGACCCTCTATGAAAAATTTGGTCTCACCCCCGAGGCCGTTGCAGCCAAAATTAAAGCACAACTCTGA
- a CDS encoding AbrB/MazE/SpoVT family DNA-binding domain-containing protein: MEVKVEQIGDSLGVILPEELVEALQLKAGSRIKLERKGNELQIQQSDASFETWSHAYQQLKEDYKEVLKALAK; the protein is encoded by the coding sequence ATGGAAGTCAAAGTTGAACAGATCGGAGACAGCTTAGGGGTCATTCTTCCGGAAGAGCTTGTTGAAGCTTTACAGCTCAAAGCCGGTAGCAGGATCAAGTTAGAACGCAAAGGAAACGAACTTCAGATTCAGCAATCCGATGCGTCTTTTGAAACATGGTCTCATGCGTATCAGCAGCTCAAGGAAGACTATAAAGAGGTCCTAAAGGCCTTGGCCAAGTGA
- the panC gene encoding pantoate--beta-alanine ligase, which translates to MITANSIHEIRTFVSEQKQAGKTIGFVPTMGALHAGHLDLIRVARAEADIVVASIFVNPTQFGPNEDFAAYPRTLDDDLRQCEQAGAAAVFCPEKEEVYGPEPFIGFNLSRLGDYLCGAARPGHFNGVIQIVNKLFNIVRPDVAVFGQKDIQQFRILETMTQEFNHDIRIIMGRTVRAADGLALSSRNRYLSPPERVIAPSLFGVLQETSQALQKLPAGRDTKTMQDDLLNKAAIKLNEAGFRTDYVQCVRYQDLQPVTQFEADETYVLAGAAYLGKARLIDNILFTLF; encoded by the coding sequence ATGATTACAGCGAACAGCATACACGAAATCCGGACTTTTGTAAGCGAACAGAAGCAGGCCGGGAAAACAATCGGATTTGTCCCAACGATGGGCGCGCTGCATGCCGGGCATCTCGACCTGATTCGCGTAGCCCGCGCCGAAGCGGATATCGTAGTTGCATCTATTTTTGTAAATCCGACGCAGTTTGGTCCAAACGAAGATTTCGCAGCCTATCCCCGCACGCTGGATGACGACCTGAGGCAGTGCGAACAGGCCGGTGCTGCGGCTGTTTTTTGTCCGGAGAAAGAAGAAGTGTATGGTCCTGAGCCGTTTATCGGTTTCAACCTGAGCAGGCTGGGCGATTACCTGTGCGGCGCGGCACGACCCGGTCATTTTAACGGGGTGATTCAAATTGTTAACAAACTCTTCAACATCGTGCGCCCTGATGTAGCGGTGTTCGGGCAGAAGGACATTCAGCAGTTTCGCATCCTTGAAACCATGACGCAGGAGTTCAATCATGACATCCGCATCATCATGGGGCGTACAGTCCGGGCTGCTGACGGGCTCGCCCTAAGCAGTCGCAACCGCTATCTTTCGCCGCCTGAACGGGTGATTGCGCCTTCCCTTTTTGGTGTGCTTCAGGAAACAAGTCAGGCCCTGCAAAAACTACCCGCCGGCAGGGATACTAAAACAATGCAGGATGATTTACTTAATAAAGCGGCAATAAAACTCAATGAAGCCGGTTTCAGAACAGACTATGTGCAGTGCGTACGCTATCAGGATTTACAGCCCGTCACGCAATTTGAAGCCGATGAAACCTACGTACTCGCCGGTGCAGCCTACCTTGGAAAAGCCCGCCTGATTGATAACATTCTTTTTACCCTTTTTTGA